One window of Medicago truncatula cultivar Jemalong A17 chromosome 2, MtrunA17r5.0-ANR, whole genome shotgun sequence genomic DNA carries:
- the LOC25488201 gene encoding LRR receptor-like serine/threonine-protein kinase GSO1 — MKVSILFLLCFFSCVLLVLCHDNDKTTLNVLLEVKSSFTEDPENVLSTWSENNTDYCTWRGISCDSVSRDIVRLVLSNSKLTGSISPSIGLLQNLTHLDLSSNHIVGPIPPSLSKLTKLESLLLFSNQLTSQIPAEFGSLVNLRFLRLGDNQLSGEIPSSLGNLAKLVTLGLASCKLNGSIPSELGRLTELKNLIIQDNKLTGSIPSELGNCSSLINFTGAENELNGTIPSQLSRLRNLEILSLAKNTLTGELPSQLGEMSKLEYLNVMENKLEGHIPISLSQLGNLVDLDLSTNKFSGEIPREFTNMSRLQYLVLSDNPLYGNIPKTLCYKSKSLEHLIISRSGLHGEIPSELSQCKSLKQIDLSNNYLNGTIPLEIYGLVNLTNILLHNNSLVGSISPFIGNLSNMHLLALYHNKLHGALPKEIGRLGKLEILYLYENQFSGEIPMEIGNCSELQMVDFFGNHFGGRIPITIGRLRELSFLHLRQNDLVGEIPATLGNCHKLSVLDLADNNLSGGIPATFGYLKDLKQFMLYNNSLEGGIPQQMVNVANLTRVNLSKNRLNGSLAPLCSSRDFLSFDVTGNVFDGEIPSNLGNSFSLNRLRLGGNKFSGEIPRTLGKITELSLLDLSGNSLIGPIPDELSLCNKLASIDLSNNLLVGQVPAWLGNLPKLGKVNLAFNQFSGPFPLGLFKLPMLLVLSLNNNSLDGSLPDGLDELESLNVLRLDQNNFSGPIPHAIGNLRNLYELNLSRNVFSGDIPDEVGSLQNLQVALDLSYNNLSGQVPFSVGTLAKLEALDLSHNQLTGEVPSNIGEMISLEKLDISYNNFQGALNKRFSRWPYEAFVGNLHLCGASLGSCGASRNRLSRLSEKSVIIISALSTLAAIALLVLAVKIFLRNRQELLKKGSELECVFSSTSSQVQKRPLFPLSTGGRREYRWQEIMDATNNLSDEFIIGSGGSGTVYRVELPTGETVAVKKISLKDEYLLHKSFIREVKTLGRIKHRHLVKLVGCCSNRHKGNGCNLLIYEFMENGSVWDWLHGNALKLRRSLDWDTRFKIALGLAQGMEYLHHDCVPKIIHRDIKSSNILLDSNMDAHLGDFGLAKAIVENLDSNTESTSCFAGSYGYIAPEFGYSLKATEKSDVYSMGVVLMELVSGKLPTDAAFRGSVDMVRWVEMRINMKGTEREELVDPELKPLLPYEEFAAFQVLEIAIQCTKTTPMKRPSSRQVCDLLLHVSKNKKVEFEKMKMDSYN; from the exons ATGAAAGTATCAATACTTTTTCTCTTATGCTTCTTCTCTTGTGTTCTACTAGTCCTTTGTCATGATAATGATAAAACCACTTTGAATGTGCTTTTGGAGGTGAAATCATCTTTTACAGAAGACCCTGAAAATGTTCTTAGTACTTGGTCTGAAAACAACACAGATTACTGTACTTGGAGAGGTATTTCATGTGACTCGGTGAGTCGTGACATAGTTAGACTCGTTTTGTCTAACTCAAAACTCACTGGGTCAATTTCACCTTCTATCGGTCTTTTACAAAACCTAACTCACCTTGATCTTTCATCAAACCATATTGTGGGTCCCATTCCACCTTCTCTCTCCAAACTTACTAAACTAGAATCTTTGCTTTTGTTCTCCAACCAACTGACGAGTCAAATTCCCGCTGAGTTTGGCTCGTTAGTGAATCTCCGATTTTTGCGACTCGGTGATAATCAACTCAGTGGTGAAATTCCCTCTTCATTAGGCAATCTTGCTAAACTTGTCACCCTTGGGTTAGCTTCATGCAAACTCAACGGTTCGATCCCGAGTGAACTCGGTCGACTCACTGAGTTAAAGAATCTTATTATTCAAGACAACAAGTTAACCGGTTCTATTCCATCCGAGTTAGGCAACTGTTCAAGCCTCATCAACTTCACTGGAGCTGAAAACGAACTCAATGGAACAATCCCGAGTCAACTGAGTCGACTCAGAAACCTTGAAATTCTCAGTCTTGCAAAAAATACCTTAACAGGTGAGTTACCGAGTCAACTCGGTGAAATGAGTAAACTCGAATATCTCAATGTGATGGAAAACAAACTTGAGGGTCACATTCCAATTTCTCTATCTCAATTGGGTAATCTTGTAGATCTTGACTTGTCAACGAACAAATTCAGTGGAGAAATTCCAAGAGAGTTTACCAACATGTCTAGGTTACAATACTTAGTTCTTTCTGATAACCCTTTATATGGAAATATTCCAAAAACTTTATGTTACAAATCAAAAAGTTTAGAGCATTTAATAATATCTAGAAGTGGACTTCATGGTGAAATTCCATCCGAGTTGAGTCAATGTAAATCATTGAAGCAAATTGATTTATCAAACAATTATCTCAATGGAACAATACCTCTTGAGATTTATGGTTTGGTGAATTTAACTAATATTTTGCTTCATAACAATAGTTTGGTTGGTTCAATTTCACCTTTCATAGGAAATTTGAGTAACATGCATTTACTTGCATTGTATCATAACAAGTTGCATGGTGCTTTGCCTAAAGAGATTGGAAGGCTTGGAAAGTTGGAAATTTTGTATCTTTAtgaaaatcagttttctggggAGATACCTATGGAGATTGGTAATTGTTCAGAATTGCAAATGGTTGATTTCTTTGGTAACCATTTTGGTGGAAGAATTCCAATCACTATTGGAAGGTTAAGGGAATTGAGTTTTCTTCATCTTAGGCAAAATGATCTTGTTGGTGAGATTCCAGCTACACTTGGGAATTGTCATAAACTAAGTGTGTTGGATTTGGCTGATAATAACCTCTCTGGTGGAATTCCCGCGACATTCGGGTACCTTAAAGATTTGAAGCAGTTCATGCTTTACAACAATTCTCTTGAAGGTGGTATTCCTCAGCAAATGGTGAATGTAGCAAATTTGACAAGAGTTAATCTTTCAAAGAATAGGCTGAATGGAAGTTTGGCTCCATTGTGTAGCTCCAgagattttctttcttttgatgtCACAGGTAATGTGTTTGATGGTGAAATTCCTTCAAATTTGGGAAACTCTTTTTCTCTTAATAGGCTAAGACTAGGCGGTAACAAGTTTTCTGGTGAAATTCCGAGGACATTAGGAAAAATCACTGAATTATCTTTGTTAGATCTCTCAGGAAATTCACTCATAGGACCAATACCAGATGAACTATCTTTGTGTAACAAACTTGCCTCTATTGATTTAAGCAATAACCTACTTGTTGGTCAAGTACCAGCATGGCTTGGAAATTTGCCTAAGTTGGGAAAGGTTAATCTTGCATTCAATCAATTTTCTGGGCCTTTCCCGTTAGGCCTATTCAAATTACCTATGTTGTTAGTTCTTTCCTTGAATAACAATTCTCTTGATGGAAGTCTCCCGGATGGTTTAGACGAACTTGAATCGCTTAATGTCCTAAGACTTGACCAAAATAATTTTAGTGGACCAATCCCTCATGCAATAGGTAATTTGAGAAATCTATATGAGCTCAATCTATCTAGAAACGTCTTTAGTGGTGACATACCAGATGAAGTTGGGAGTCTTCAAAATCTCCAAGTTGCTTTAGACCTCAGTTACAATAATCTCTCTGGTCAGGTTCCATTTTCTGTTGGCACGTTGGCGAAATTGGAAGCACTTGATCTATCTCACAATCAACTCACTGGAGAAGTTCCTTCAAACATCGGTGAAATGATTAGCTTGGAAAAGCTGGATATCTCTTATAATAACTTTCAAGGTGCATTGAATAAGCGATTCTCCCGCTGGCCTTACGAGGCATTTGTAGGGAACCTTCATCTTTGTGGAGCCTCTCTTGGTAGCTGTGGTGCTTCCCGTAATAGGCTATCGAGGTTAAGTGAGAAATCAGTGATTATAATCTCTGCCTTGTCAACTCTAGCTGCAATTGCACTACTTGTTCTTGCAGTGAAAATCTTCTTGAGAAATAGGCAAGAACTTCTGAAGAAAGGCAGTGAATTAGAGTGTGTTTTCTCCTCCACTTCATCACAGGTGCAGAAACGGCCGTTGTTCCCTTTAAGTACAGGTGGACGGAGAGAATACAGGTGGCAAGAAATCATGGATGCTACAAACAATTTGAGTGATGAATTCATAATCGGTTCTGGAGGTTCTGGAACAGTCTACAGAGTTGAATTGCCTACCGGTGAGACTGTTGCTGTCAAGAAGATTTCATTGAAAGACGAATATCTGTTGCATAAAAGCTTTATAAGAGAAGTGAAGACTTTAGGGAGGATTAAGCATAGACATTTGGTGAAACTGGTTGGTTGTTGTAGCAATAGACACAAAGGAAATGGTTGCAATCTGTTGATATATGAGTTCATGGAGAATGGAAGTGTTTGGGATTGGTTACATGGAAATGCTCTCAAGTTAAGGAGAAGCCTTGATTGGGACACACGGTTCAAAATTGCTTTGGGGTTAGCTCAAGGAATGGAGTACCTTCATCATGATTGTGTGCCAAAGATCATTCACCGGGATATCAAATCCAGCAATATATTGTTAGATTCCAATATGGATGCACACTTGGGAGATTTTGGATTGGCGAAAGCAATCGTTGAGAATCTTGATTCTAATACCGAGTCTACTTCTTGTTTCGCAGGATCTTATGGTTACATTGCTCCAG AATTTGGATACTCTTTGAAGGCAACAGAGAAAAGCGATGTATACAGCATGGGAGTCGTGCTTATGGAACTTGTTAGTGGTAAATTACCAACTGATGCAGCATTTAGAGGAAGTGTAGACATGGTGAGATGGGTGGAGATGCGCATTAACATGAAAGGAACTGAACGCGAGGAACTCGTAGATCCTGAGCTCAAACCTCTTTTACCTTATGAAGAGTTTGCAGCATTTCAAGTGCTTGAAATAGCTATACAGTGCACCAAAACTACACCAATGAAGAGGCCATCATCAAGGCAAGTATGTGATCTTCTTCTACATGTATCCAAGAACAAAAAAGTGGAGtttgagaagatgaagatggattCTTACAACTGA